The genomic stretch GCACTGGTGTGACATTGGTCTTTTTCTATTCAGAGGTGATGCGAGCAGTTTGTAACGGACAGATTGAAAAGAGCACAAGGACTAGGTGCACTTTGCTTACTGCATTCTTTAAGGAGGAGTGGCGGAATGTTTCAGTTAAGTGATATATCGGGCATTTGCATAACTGGTTTATGTTGTTGCGAAAGAACAGAAATATTGCTGTTTACAACGAGACTCGTCGGAGTAAAGAcggatgaaaaataataaaaaaaaacaataaaaaagatccGCCTTTAATTTTCAACTGGTGTCGTAGCCTCGATGCCTGATTATAGGTTATCACGGAATTTGGTTATAATCTTCCATGTATACCTCAGAAGAAGTTCGAATTCGTCCGCGTTTCTCTGGAATTGTGCTATGATTAGAAGGACAAAGTAGTGAAAGAAGTCAAGAGGTAAAGGTTATGGTCCTTGTTTTACGTCGGTATCACGAGACGGTCCTCATTAGACTGACGAGTCTGATGCCGACGGTGCGCTCAATTTACCTccttccctccctccccctcagTACTCTGTTTTACGAGTGCTTAAAAGGTTTTTCCTTAGTTTTGCATCCTTGCTGCGCATATTTCTTGATCTTCTTTCTGATCTTTCTCTAGAATAAAAAGAGACTCATTCTcagtgaagaaaaagaaaaatcgtcGGAAGCGTGTTTAAAGCTTGCACTCGTAAATATAATCATATTGGTATTTTAAGGAATTCTGCGTATATACAGGTTGGTGTTGCTCCTAAAAGAGTATGGGGACCTCtcagttttatttgaaaatttcagtttctataaaataaacaaccaaaaatcagtaaagtctgacaaaaatttcattGCAAATTTATTCCAGAGAAATGACCTTAAGCTACTTTTAGGCTACACTCGGAACCTCCCGCACAGAAAGCCGCGCACTAGCTAACCTGCTGTGCGAAACCTAATACTCCCTGGCTCCTTAAATGTACTCGAAATATAGCACTTGTGTGCTATGTACTCTGTGTCTTAAGTGAGATAGCTATAAATAGTAATTTGGCTGACTCCACCAGCAAAAAGGCCCATTggcattttgaacttgaaactcTGGACTCAATTCCACCTCACGCCGCTTAATCGATATCTCCGACCCCAACAGTCCTCCATTTCAGAGGAAACccttattagggccatttattcgaggaaaaataagacgcgtcttacatataaataagacgcgaactttccatataaacggcacatttcgtctaaaataagacgcggcttagctaagacgcgtcttattttagaacagcccttaacacctgttcaaagataagacgggtcttagctaagacgagaaaaacttcgtattaaaaaaaacaaaaaaaattcgtcttacataagacgccaacgcatagtacgcatgcgttaatttttggcgcgccacgttggattgccgttactacgggcaacattcacatgaaaacgagtcaagaacagaaataagatgcgaaccatttatacgagctgttctcgtcttagataagacatgctcgtataaatggtacagttcgcgtcttattaaAGACGCGTGTTAtgaaagacgcgtcttatttttcctcgtataaatggccttaTTGTGTCTTCTCTTACCCACTCCTCCCCTCTCGAAATGTTGTCCAACCCTGTCAACCTACCGTATGGCACGAAATGTTGGCGggagtttaatattttttggagcggctattttgcttttgttttgtttattatcattgtcatcattattatcaacattatcattatcattatcattatcattgtcattatcattatcattattatcaacattaccattatcattatcattatcattatcattatcattatcattatcattatcattatccttatcattatcattatcattatcattgtcatcatcattctcATTATGATAATATTGCTAAAACTGATttgtcaggggcggatccaggattttttttaggagggggtgcactcgtctctttctctacttcaacaccaataaaccacatagtttctttctttttttttttggcagaataccagttgtattagaaaaaccgcaggtcatctcacgggagggggggtgcgcaccccctgcaccctccccctagatccgcccctgtttgTGTAGTTGTAAAAGACTGATTTTTCTCGCTGGGGATTTATTTTTGCGTCTTTCAGGAAGTCGCGTTTAATTATAATCTTTGTGTTAACCTACATGTTGAAAtacaagtgaaaataaaaaagtaaataaataacaataaagatACAAACTAAATTGGCAATTTGAGAGTTGCTCCAATGCTCAGtgtcaaagcgaggctaagtgtgaAGGTAttggtttgaaaaatatttcatattctcatgcaaataaaattcgGAAAGATTTTACACTTACGCTccttttgaaagtgagagtttttgtaaCTGTTGGGAAAGAGGAGAAGGATCGATGTTCAGCAGCGCAAAGGATCTTTCACCTTGCTTTCACCAATGAAATTCGTCGGTTAcaaatctcgtccccagggtcctGTGGCCGCCATatcgaaaaaagagaaaaccctGGGGACGATGTTGCTCACATGTATCATGGCGGACTCTGGAGCTTAAACATCCAAGGTGTAATAATTTCGctatttttgcatttctcgTGAACGTTTTTTGGCTAGAGATGTCAAAAGTGGTCTGCTACGATGTTACAATGGGAGACCGTTCAGAATTTCAAAAGGTATGGTTGTATTTTCGTGTTCGATACACCATGGAACCTAAAATTGTTCGATGCGATATGAAGCTAAGATAACGGTTATGCCGCTTTCCCACCGATTTCTTATACATGTGCTTGTTCCCCTGAATTTGCAAGGTAATTCATTGACGATTATGTCATAACCCTTTTTGAAATTAACTGTATGTGCTCATCGTTATAGCCACAGAAGAAAAATCTTATCAAAGTGATGTGGGATGGATATCTGCGAGGTGTTCACCAGCAACTGCAAAGTGATTCaggtacatacatgtactagGAAATGTGAATGTtaggtttcatttcattttttcctttccctCTGCTTCTTgctaaaatgtttcatttataAGTGAATCGATCACTGTCACTAAAAATACCCATTTGTTAAGCAAATGAAACTTGATGTTTTCAAAGCTCGTACACTCCACTGTCGTTACTACAACAAGGAATGACGTACAATGAGCGTATACACTGATAAACTATGAGCTACAATGAGCTTGAATGAcctacaaaaaattaatatcaacCTACAATGAGGTACTAGTTCCTGCTCGTTCTTTAAACATTACATGATGTAGTGACTATTATGCAGGTTTAAAAACTTAAGGCCAGTTTTTTGGAATGGCTTCAAAATCCCTGATACAGATCAACTCGTTCTTGCAGTAATATTTAGGTTTGTGGTtatttggttttaaaaaattggacaTGAAGTTTAGCcttgccttttgttttttcttttaattatgaattatgaatgagtttttgaagacaTGAAACTAGCTAATGACCTGCCATGAGTAATAACCTTATCAATTGGCAACTCTAAGGACAAAATTTAGAGACATTTTCAAGAGAAATTCAAGGAAAAGATCATGGTGAAAGGTTGGTTGGGCTTCTGTgtaagcctttgccttttttctgttttctgtgtAAATATCTATCACCTTGCATACTACTGAAGAATTCCATCAACTTGATGTTACATATCAGTTGTGCACTGTCATACAACGCTTTTAGCCTAATGCATGAGAGCCCAAATTATGACAGCAATAATTGCtgtcataatttatttttttttattcatttaatgttgGCAAGCTTTTCTCACGCACGCGGAGCAATTGTTGCCATTTATCAGTTCAGTAAGATCCCTACATCTAATATGAAACTTAAACCTAGATGGGCTGTTTGTTTCAGTGATGTTTTTATCTAGcttgttccataaaaagggtcCAAGATATCTAAGAGAGTGTTTACCATACAATACAGAATTACATCTAGGAATATCGAAATTTTGGTTTctaaaattatatttacaaGACTTAGTACTGAAAATGTCACAAATGAAATCAGGAACTAGCCTATATTTAACCTTGTACATGAGTATAACTATGTCTTGTAATCTCCTATTCAGAAGGCTTGGTAGTTTAGCACAATCTAATAAGTTCATATACGTTTCTGAATGTGAGTTATAAACTATCCTTAGTGCCCGCTCTTGAATTCTTTCAACCTTTCTTGTATCCGACGCCTTACAGAAATGCCATGTGAGATGACAATAGGTGAGATATGTAATATGTACTATAAGTAATAGTTTAGCCTTCGTGgtaattaaatttcttaacctGGCGAGAACGCCCACCCTTTGACTGGCCTTTTTGCATAATTCGCTAATATGTTGGCTAAAAATTAGATTCTCGTCGAAGTTCACACCCAGTAGCTTGATATTATCTGTTGTCTTAATCGCTTGATCACCGATCTTGATGTTAATCTGTTCAGTTTCATTACGTCGTTTAATCCCTATGGCGTTAAGTTTTTCTGGGTTGGACAGTAAATAGTTGTCCTTATACCATTTAAGGGCAgagtttccttccttttccataTTAGTACACATAATGGACATATCGCTGCCAACTATATACATCTCAGGCGCATAGCTGAGGTTTTCCAAAGGGTGTTCGTATGTGATTGAAAATGTAATTGTGCACCGGAGGCGCACTttcctaggggggtccgggggcatgctcccccggaaaattttgaaaatgtaggTTCTCTGAAACCCAATTTCCCGCATTTTGAGACCCATTTTAGGCAAAtcgaaactgtttttatttgtgaCTTTGATATCTAAAACAGCGTAATTGTTTCATCTTAAAACAAGAAAGATAAATGTAAGTTCCGGTCTGTCAAGTTCTCAAGTCTATTCATACAACAAGCTGGCAAACTGCATCATCCTCGGGTGTAGGCCCTCGAATAAATTGACGATCTCCTCCAGATTGACAGGCATATCATATTTGATATGCATTAGAGCCAGGGAGGAGAGCCGACTCTCTCCCATGGTGCACCTCATGTAATTGTTCAACCGCCTCATTGTGCTTATGGAACGTTCACATTCACAAGTGGTCACTGGTAGGGTCGCAGCAATTTTCAGGAGCATGTACAAGTTAGGGAAGTCGTCAGGATCACATGCTTTTAGTGACGAGGCACACGAATCAGCAGCAATTCGCCCGTTCTGAACCATGATTTTCCACCTCTGAAATTCAGAGGAAAATAGCTGAGGAGAGGGCAGATCATCTTTATAAAGATCCACTAAATCAGTAAGCTGCTGAGCAGTGACCCGACTTTCCTGAATAACAGAGGGCACTAGCCCAAGCAGCTTACTGACCCTTAGTGTTAAGCTTGAGAACTGGTCATCCAGTTCTGAAATGATGTGATCAAAGAAAGGCACTGCGACATTGACCCTATAGTGCTCTTTTGGGTCAACAGCTGGAGCATTGGCACGGTGTTGCTGTCTTTCTGCGATTCTTGGGGCTGTGGGAGCAACTCCTACTTTCTCTGCCATGGTTATGGCTTGATCGTAGATCTCGTCAAAGTGAGTGGGAAGATTGGCGCGAAGACGTTTGTAAGTTGCCTTCACCTCCGTAACCATCGAAAAAGCTTTGAAGATATCGTTTGTCTTCTTCTGAAGCTTAACAGTGAGACCTGACATGTGGGATAGGCATGAGTAGGCGCAGATGAAGGTTACGATAAAATCAAAGTCAGTAATGGCTTTCAGGAGTCCCGAAGCATCTGTTCGGGTTTTTGTTTGCCAACAGCCGTAGAACTGCTCAGGACACTCATCGTGGTGCATGTTGTGAGCTATGACCTCCAACGCAAACACTGTATATTTGAAAGACGCGTAGAAGTGATCATAGGCTTCGATACGGGCGACCCATCTGGTTACACACAGAGTAATCAGAGGCTTCTTTTTCCCGTTTTCAGGATGTTGATCCTGGATGACGGCAGTCAGCAGACCATTTCGCTTGGGGCTGTAATTGAAAAAGAGGCAAACTTGCGTTATCTTGTCAATCATGTTTCGAATCGGTTGAAGGGAACAGGCATGAGATACAACTAGATTGAGACAATGGCTTGCACAGTGGACGTAAGCAGCGTTTGGTGCGTGTGTTAGGATATTTGCCTGGACTCCAACCCTTTGGCTGCTCATTGATGCTGCACCATCATAACCTTGGCCACGGCAATCTTCAATAGGAATGTTCAGGGAACGCAGGGTAGATAACAAGGTTTCAGAAACTGCAGCGCCCGTAGTTCGTTCTAAATCTTTGAACTCCAGAAACTCTTCCCTGATGTCTTTGTTGGCATCTACGAAGCGAATAACGATAGATAGCTTTTCCTCGTTATGGCTTGTAGCTTCGTCACCTAAGATTGAATAATACTTAGCTTCTAAGATTTCTTCCACTATCTTCTTTTGAATGAAGTGCTTTCCAATCACTTCAATCATCTCATTCTGAGACTGCGGAGAAAGGTAGGTGACTCTCCCACCTGTCTTTAGGTGGGCTTCCAATACCGGATCGCTTTCTGATAGGACCTTCAGTAATGCCAGGAAGTTGCCCGGGTTTTCTGACTGAGTAAGCTTTTCCCTATGGCCACGTAATGCAATACACTGGCGACCACAATACAACACTGCTCTGGCAATGGCTTTCAAGATTTGACGGTTTTCTTCAATgcgtttttccttttccttgtcAAATACGCAAGTCAGTGTAGTGCTTGGATTTTCAATTGATTCTCGAAATGTTTGGGCGGCGATCATGGCATCCCTGTGATACGACTTTTCAGCATGCTCAACTATTACAGATGTATAACGAGTCCATTTCCTAAAAGGCTTTGTGACCAGACTTTGTTTGTTACTTCTGTTACTGACAAACAAGGCACAAGGTACACAAAAAGCAGCATCAAGATGCGGACTGTACTTCAACCAGGGACGgttcttaaaatattcatacCGAAAAGAGTGTAAGCAGCCATTTTCATATGTTCCAGGGAACTTATAATGAGATGGAGGTGAAAAATGTCGAGTTAAATGTTCATACTTCTTTCCTCTTGAAAGGGCTATTACTGTGTCCTCAACTTCTTTCGTTGTCATTTCAGAGTTGATATACCGACCAATATCTCCCAAACCACCTGTTTTGTCTGGCTGCAAAATGATGTGATCTGGAGTTGTTCCATAACCCTCGGGAACTGGCGCTGACTCTGTTGTCGGCGAAGTCACGACCATCTCACTCTGACTGATTACTGCTGTTTCCACTGCTGCATCATGATCATTTAACTGGGACTGCTGTGGTTCCGCGGTGTTTTCAAAACGTGGAGCTTATTAAACATAACagtaaaagaaaaccaaaataaatatttccatTTCCGACATAAGTTAACAATTGTTAATAAGTTAACTGGAAGATTTGCTGGCAATATCCAAACTGAAGCCTAATATAATTTCAGTTGAGACGTTTGTACAAAGAAAcagcagaaaaaataatacacttAGTACACTTACCTTTAGCAAAAAACCGTAAGATCGATCCATCACGTTTTGATGCCATCTTTGATAAATGTCAACTACAAAGAGCTTCGCAATATCGCTGCGAGAACGCCCGATCCGTAAATCgggtaaaataaagaattttattcGATCTGAAATTTAGATATACAATAAATATATGGTTTAAACTTAAAGAAGGCAATGTGTATTggcaaaaactgaacaaaatgttggctttagCGTTTCATAATGAGTGAACCATGAGGTCAAGCAAAGGTCATCCAGGTCAGGATGCTTTATAATGCTGAAAATCATATTAACAAACGCAAACGTGATTGGTTTGACTTACCGCTTTTGTGGTGAGATTTCTCAGGCTAGCTTGTACTAAATCGTGCGTGAAAGACAAAAAGGCTTGAACtttattacagtgaaacctataaaaccatgaacGCCGTAAAATTACttctggaatgtttattgtgttctgcaaccaatcagatttgactcGTAACCGCAACAAACCGCAAGAGTAATTAAATGAAAGGTTTAGATCACGAAACGAGTCGGTGGCTTTTGCCGATCCACGATAAATTCTCAATTTCACCGCTGATTTACAAATACTCtgaaatcgttattttttttttcgttcagaGTTTATACAATATTTTACCGAAAAGAGATAAATAATCGAACAGACACGACTATACAGCACGCCTGGGAGCAGAAtaattgtatttagttttcgattttttaaaaaacggccTCTCTGGTGTTGTCAGTTATAATCATTTGTATTTCAGTTCGCCATTATCGAACTTCAAAGGGGGTTCGTTCGAACCCTTCGAACCCCCCCTCCTACGCGCCTGCATCTGATGGTCACCGGCATACATATTTGAATTTGCAATCTCATTTATGTGATACAATAGATCTTTTTGGTACAAGTTCCACAGTGTTGGACCAAAGGAGGATCCTTGAGGGCATCCACGTTTCATCACATTCCAGTCACTAGTAGTTTTGCCAACTTTCACCCTATTGAGccggtctttaaaatatgaacgcATTAATTGCAATGATTTGTCATTAAAACCGTAAGCAGCAAGTTTGGCCACAGTTAATGAGGGAAGAACTAAGTCAAAGGCCTTAGACATGTCCATCGATAACAAAAGTGCTTTCTGTTTGTTATCCAAGGCTAGTCTCCAATGTTCCACCCAGCTAATTAATGCAGTCTCACAGCTGTGT from Porites lutea chromosome 1, jaPorLute2.1, whole genome shotgun sequence encodes the following:
- the LOC140935848 gene encoding 52 kDa repressor of the inhibitor of the protein kinase-like, giving the protein MHHDECPEQFYGCWQTKTRTDASGLLKAITDFDFIVTFICAYSCLSHMSGLTVKLQKKTNDIFKAFSMVTEVKATYKRLRANLPTHFDEIYDQAITMAEKVGVAPTAPRIAERQQHRANAPAVDPKEHYRVNVAVPFFDHIISELDDQFSSLTLRVSKLLGLVPSVIQESRVTAQQLTDLVDLYKDDLPSPQLFSSEFQRWKIMVQNGRIAADSCASSLKACDPDDFPNLYMLLKIAATLPVTTCECERSISTMRRLNNYMRCTMGESRLSSLALMHIKYDMPVNLEEIVNLFEGLHPRMMQFASLLYE